The sequence ATTCTTTTTGGAATGTTAGGGATGATTCCAAAGGGTCTTGGATATGGAGGAAACTTTTGAAGTTGAGGGATGTAGCATATAACTATCTTAAGGTGGACATCAGGGATGGCACAAGCTGTCACTTCTGGTTTGATGATTGATTGGGTAAAGGGCGTTTGATCGACATCACCGGAGCTGCAGGTACTATCTATCTTGGTGTGCGGAGACACGCCACAGttagtgaaacggtaacaacgAACGGATGGAACATTCAGGGGCAGATAAGTAGGCGCTTTCAAGAGTTACGTAACAGCATTCTGGCTATAGATGCTCCTCAGCCTGAGAGCGGAAGAGATGTAATGCTTTGGAGACACGAGGTTGATGACTACAGAGATACTTTTTCTTCATCCAAAACTTGGGATCAACTGAGATTGAAGCGCAATAAGGTGGGATGGTATAGAGTGGTTTGGTTCCCACAAGGAGTTCCCCGCTACTTTTTTATCACTTGGCTGGCCATTAAGAATAGGCTTTCTACGGGTGATCGTATGAGACACTGGGGAATGATTCAAGGATGTGAACTGTTTGGAGAAAGAGATGAGATAAGAGACCATATGTACTTTTCATGTCCCTATTCCTACACGATATGGGAGGCTCCTGCTCATAAACTTGTGGGTTCTTGTGTTAGCCCAGACTGGCAGTGGACATTGCAGCGTCTGTCTACAGGCAATGGGCACTAAAGGAGTAGACTCTTGCATAGTTCGACTCTTCTTTCAGACCCTAATCTACCACATTTGGCGAGAGAGAAACGCTAGGCGACACCAGCAACGTAGACACTCAATAGAGCAGATGAAGAGATTCATTGATAAGGCTATGAGGAACAAGATTTATTCACTCAAATATAAGTCGGAGCACAAGTTGGGAGGAATGCTAGGAGATGGTTTGAAATCACACTTTGATATCGATTTTTATAACACAGCTTAGAGATATAGCAAATAGATTGTTCCTCTCATGTAAATAACATTCTTTTACTtattatcaataaatttgaaatttcatcaaaaaaatcatttttgatCTACTTACAAATAATATAGGTTGGACAATTACAATTAACTAGCCTTCCTATTATTTCTACTTATAGctaacttaattattattaaatatatatatcctaGCCTAAAATTAAGGagctaaataaataatatattgatttttaaagtaataaatttaatttatattaaaactaaatttaagtaactaatcaattatattttatttattatatataaaataattatatatgccTAATAATTCGTATACATACAACTGTACTTTAATCCAAATGCAAGAAACAAATCCTTCAAAACTTtcaacaaattcaaaataatataactcTTTATATGGAGTATTAAAATtagacattatatatatatatatatatatttgataaaataaatatcagttagctactattaatatttaatgacataattaaaatttatgagTATAGTTTTAAGGTTTATTCCAACaaacatgtaaaatatttatcaaatataaaaataattgaacaaaacataaaacacactTTAACTTAGGCTTAGGCGTTCAGGTACCCGTTAGGATATGAGTTgggtattttgaattttggttcTAAAAGTCTTATTCTAGTAAATTTGTAAGTATGAATCGGATTCGGATATAATACATCGGTTTTGGTTCTAATTTGTATCAGATCCTAAAACCTATAAAGTAACCATATATCTATCGGATTTGAGTGATATTGGTTCTGTTCCGATATATCCGAAGttaaatccaaaatttaaaagcaaaacataagaaataaatacttatttatatataattggaTATTTAAgatacttatttaaaaaaaaatatacttagtTAAGATaccatttgaaaataaatatagaattgaatatttgaagtaaatatttatgtttcaaatattcaTATTTGTGATTAATTTGGACATGCATTGGATtggattttcagatttttttgggtttttttttcgGGTTACTTGTTCAGGTTTGCCAAAATAATACTTCGGGTTtggatatgttttgtaccaccctacaagaTACATTctggtatttttatatttcaaaccGGGTACGGATCAGatatttttggtttagtttcAGTTCAGACTTCGGGTTATGGATTTTAAATCCATGCctacattaaataaataaaaaaatgcgaTTATACAAAGTTGTCAAAGAAATATATCCCGCGCTTTAAAAGGGTGagtcaaaatctaatttatttatactattaaaaaaaaaagtcatatgaagttttcatgtgtgattttttttttaatttagacctaataaaatatttcaagaaTATCCTTTTATGATCCATTTTAATGTATCAAAGCATTGAGAAGCTTTAGTTCAATGTATATAGGTTCATCAAATGtagatgtatattttatatcaatgaAAATTATGATTcatgatttaaaactataagttttttttttaatttgacacACATCATCCTTATACAATTTTGAATATACTTGGGTATAACATTTAGGTGAATACAATATTTAgtatgtttatgatttttaaaactataataatagaagttatgaattttttatctgtaaatttttttttggatcatcccataaaaatttatcaaatgtatgtttttatttacCTAATAATATGCTAACAATTAATTCTTATGTAACTAAACTTAAATATAAATGAAGTTATTACACAAACTTgcatacaaattttaaacttgaaatattaaaatattaaaatattaatataaaatatttaataaatatattatctacGATAGTTTTCAACAACAAAACTTAAATATGACTCTATGTGCTATAAAAATTTATTCATTAATGTATGCTCCGTTGTTTATATGACGCCTAAAATTACGAAATATCTAATACAAAATCATTTATacaatttcaaaagaaaataattataatcaaTCAGTTTAATATCTAACAAATCAGTTGCTATCTAGATATTCTAAGCACATACTATACTAATATCTATCCTATTAACTGAAATCataaaagaaaatcatatacattaaaatttatttagataTCATCATATATTCATAAAACCTAAAATGAAAACTATATATGTATACTTTCAACTAAATCTACAAAACATCATATTCTCATACTCATGTCTCTCAACATGTTTATCCTAATATTTagagttttatatttatttattttcaaaatgattTGGAGTAacatctataatatttttttaatcaaagacATTTTGtagtaataattttaattaaatcacatgaaaataaattatagaatTCGAAGATAACAACAAACTATTTACAACTAGTCACAAATTTTTGGGTTtgcaaaaaaatcataaatttttggGATGTAAATGTAAatcttttctataaataaaactcGTGCGGATGTAACGATCAAAGATCTAGTTAATTTTTATCTTCACCTTTTTTATGTTTTGcatattatttttggtttacgcattttaaacaataaaaacatCTCAGTTGTTGACGATTAATAAATAAACTCTAATCGATCGCTCTTAACGGCGATCCAACAGTGCATGACCTATAATTTCTTTCGCTACACACCctataaaaattatagaaaaaatataaaatttatacacaTGATATTTATAACGTTTAAATGGTCAATTGCTAGAAGTATTTGAATAACGTTTAGAATTTACAACATTTGCTTTTTTTCCTCTAAAGATTCCAAGGTGATCGACCACCCATGAAGATAGTAAAAGCGACTCAATaaccaaccaaccaaccaaccaaGAAATATATGACATTTATGTTACCTGTATTGTTTATACTTTATAGGGTTTTACTGTATATACATTAACTAGCAGGCGCAAGAAGCATATATCCACCAAATCAATCACAAAAGACGCAGGTTTCCATAAGTGGCAAGAGGCTTCTCAGCCATCAGTCATCACCAATTGCTTTTCAACTTAGCTTACTAGGAGAGTGACTATCGCTCCTTCACAACCACCAAACCTCACATCATCTCTCGACGTGGACATCGACTATGGACGATCACTATATAGTGCTTTCAttttattcttaaatattttgatttgagGGATTAAATACaacttaataaatatacattttcataaattttatctAATTAAGCGGACGAAACAATAAGCTCAACCAATGGATTTCAAATAATTGATGGGAGTTAACAGTTCAACCAGAAAATTCTGCAAAGCCATTATTTAGATTAAACTACAAAAAACTAGTCTTTACTTATTGCTGTACTTTAGCCCCCTATTATTAGGGTATGAATGGTGATCAGGGAACGGCGAGGAATAATGCGTTCCCTAACGTTCCTGAAAAAAATCACaattcacaaggaataataatttCCTCTCACttcctttcattttttttttgtagagaattaaagaacaaaagtaTTCCTTGTTAAAAGTGATAAGGAACAACCATTCATTTTCATTCCTGCTATTTTATTCCCTAACATTCCTTTTTAATTTGTTCCTCTTATTTTCCGAATGGTCACCAGTCAGACCTTAATGTTTTGCTTTGCTTCTTGCATTAATCTTCAGCCCGCAGAAGCTTAAGAGAACTATCTCCAACCACGACCAAAATACTCGGCCTTGATGAGACAATCGATCACTTTAAGAAcaagatataaataaaatatagtaataatttATGACAAATTTAGTAGGATagctttttctaaatttttgttacaaaaatagttCTTAGTgagaaaaaagacaaaaataaattttataaagaataaaaatgcatttataccctagagttaactaatttatatttagggtttagagttaagaggtgTGAAGTTTTGaggatagagtttcaaattttaaaaaataaatattaaaatttttaaaataaaaataaattattttggtcattttctttatagaaagttatttttgtgacaagaacttaaaaatagctatttgagagaattgcccatAATTTATCCAACTAATAAAGCATAGTAGTTACTTTAAGTGTAATCCATTACTAGGTgtcttcctgcaccatgtgcagtaaaaaaagtttaaaatattttttaacaggtaaatataaattatattttaaaataaaattttattaatattgtaaatttttgtcttcgtatcaatattttaatataaatttgattaattaaacataaaaaatatatttaagaatatgcatgtatatatttgaaattataatcttagatagattttttatctatttattttaattaaatatattaaatacatttgtaaaagttgcataattactaaaaacataaaattaaataatacttATAAAAtctgtagatatataagaaaataatgattttacgattaaatttttatattttctaaaaaaattgtatatatttttgaaatttttagtaataaaattgtataattaaaaaatatataattaaattatatttcgaaatttataatgccatatttgtatatatttattttaatgatgatttatgagttatttacatatctaaaaacaaatttgaaaatataaattgacattaaatgtaatatatgagttattacgatattttaaaaagtttaccaaaaatataaataaaattaaatgcaattgcccaaaatctatctatttattttaattaaatatattaagtaCATTTGTAAAAGTttcataattaccaaaaattaaaattaaacaatatttataaaatttgtagatatataagaaaataatgattttacgattaaatttgtataattttctaaaaaaattgtatacattttgaaaattttagtaataatttgtataatttaaaaatatataattaaattatatttcgaaatttataatgtcatatttgaatatatttatttaatgatgatttatgagttaatCCCATATTCTAAAACAATTtccaaaatataaattgacattaaatgtaatatatgagttattatcatattttat is a genomic window of Brassica napus cultivar Da-Ae chromosome A2, Da-Ae, whole genome shotgun sequence containing:
- the LOC106369480 gene encoding uncharacterized protein LOC106369480, which translates into the protein MAQAVTSGLMIDWGQISRRFQELRNSILAIDAPQPESGRDVMLWRHEVDDYRDTFSSSKTWDQLRLKRNKVGWYRVVWFPQGVPRYFFITWLAIKNRLSTGDRMRHWGMIQGCELFGERDEIRDHMYFSCPYSYTIWEAPAHKLVGSCVSPDWQWTLQRLSTGNGH